The following nucleotide sequence is from Lytechinus pictus isolate F3 Inbred chromosome 10, Lp3.0, whole genome shotgun sequence.
ttcaatataccagcagtgctgactttgaaaacaactataacataattattcacaaaaaatactatgttcaatgacaataaatgacatttgaccttgatcatgcaacctaagacttgtcagtgatacttgattactcctatatccacatttttaaactatacatgtacctataaactttgaaagtgaTGGCAGCAATctattacctccaaaatggccaaagttcattgaccttaaatgacctttgactttggtcatgtgacctgaaactagcatgatatgttcagtgatactcgattactcttatgtccaagttttatgaatcagatccataaactttcagttatgatggtaattcaacaaatacccccaacttggccaaagttcattgaccttaaatgaccccATTGGACATGTTGAGTTcatacagggttcccagcttttcaagaaaacaaaattcccagatttttccctgatgaagtttattTAAACCTATtcccagttttgcatgttttctaagttgttgcagtgaattacatgtattttcagtattattAGTACTATAACACAAGCATGTAATGGCCTCCCTTCTCCCTATAAAGCCATCCACCATACCCCATAACCACCATAAcgagtcattcaatggatgttgttttgatatgcaacaaaatataagagTGAGTGACTACCATGCTTTCAAATTTCGGgtcgatcaaaattccctgatttttctctcatttgaggcattttccataaaattccctgatttttcccccaactagaaaaagtaaaataatttccaaatttccctgatgggctgggaagcCTGTCTTAGGCATCCAGAGAAAAAAAGAGTGAAAGTGGTGAAATTTACTACAGTTCATGCACAATAATACCTTACACAAGTAATCCAAGATAAAAGTTAATACACATTACTGGGTAGGTACAGTACTCGCCTCTCTAAAGTGGCAACATTTGCtactttcaaaatttgaattatgaGGTGCTGCTGGATTAGTTTGTGCTTCTCCTGGCCATGTGCACTGGGCTATGAGACGTTCTCTAcgcttgaaaatttgaaatctgtGCTAAGGAACTGTCTCAAATAATACACAAATAATCCATTTGACTCTACCATTCTCAAGTGGTTGTTTATTGCAGTTTTGGACGTGGGCCATGCGTGCACTCGTAACGGggatcaaaaacacagattaaaaaaagggtggttttgaaagactatTATATTAATTTAGGGTAAGTCTTTGTTCCAAAGCATTTCTTTAAGATTAGCCAAATATGTTTAGGGTATGCTTTTTCCCCAGGGTCATTATTCTGGCGACTTGTTTGGaggccaaaatgtgtaattaAAGCCtgcaaaaaaatagtttagGGTGTTATTTTGCACACGGAGAAAAACCCGTTTAGGggatgtttggaaataatttggttacGCAGgggtacagcaatacatttgactgcccttTCTGAAGTTGAAATGCAATTGAGACTTGCTACAGTATTATGCCATTTCTGAACAATTACTGGTGGGGAAATTTGCTCGAAGTTGGCAGGtgcaaaaatgcattttagggCCCTGCACCAAGACCCAATCTCAAGTAAAATTTTTTGGctcttaattttcatgattttaatttcTGGCTCTTTTAAAAACAGTCCAGCATGAGCAGAATTCAGAAGAAACTAGAAAATagtaacaaaattaaaggggaatccaatccaaataaaaacttgtttttataaggaaaggaaaaatcagacaagttgataatgataggtgaaagtttaaacaatattggacaaacaagaaagttatgaatttttaaaagttgtaaatattggtaatcactacactcatggagacttcaaattggccgcatatgggatgtcatagtgatgtaaggcaaggactagtACTCTTCCATGTAGcctactccaatacatattatgcctaaaatgtcacttttcccaaaagttttatttcaaattatatttttctttcatgaggacattaaacaatatacatgtactacctgggttatatttagattactgccccaggggaatgaaTACTTatcacaaatccctgataataaagtacatggcctatgggaaagttgtccttgcccatggcattgtcataatttacttacccagttgccaatttgaaatctacatactattagtgatctcaattttaaagcagctataactttcttattgcttgtccgatttctttcaaactttcaccattctgtttaattatttttctccttcccccaacacaacattttacggccaaggctggattcccagtttaagggtgaacttcccctttgttTTTTTGCATGTTTAAGGCCTTTATATTAAGGGAAAGTACAGTTAACAATAACAGTGAAACATGGGCAAAATCGTGGTTTCGGGAACCACTCGTCGATTTGTATACGCGCACTTGAGTACAAAGTGAATGGAGGTGGAAATCTGGAAATAGGGAAACGTGCGTGTGACTGAATAAATTAAAGGTAAAGCGCTGCTGTACCGGTACGTCACGGTTTCCAATCATATCACGATAATGCCGAAACATGGGAAAGGTCAAACTTTAAGAACATAAATTCGTGAATCGTGATACAAATATAAGACAAAGCCCAAGTTCTTTCGAACGACATGAATGACACaaaaaagttgaagaaattaTTTCACGAACTGAACTCGTGCTTTCCACACTCGACGCGACGCGACCATGGCGATATTGTCGCAGTCATCCACATTTCACAGGAAAATTCCATACATGTGCGCACCCACACACCAACGTTAGTCgttacattcattcatttcaaacACATCCGCATTCTACCGGCTTTTTACAAACTTATTTTCTCTACACTTACCCTCCATTTCGTCTATCAGACCTATCAAAAGATCTACCTCTGTCTCCAAATCTGGACATTTTTCACAATTGTTTTACGCAGTGGTGAGAAATAAAGGTGTTTTTAGACTTTTTAGCCGGCAATACGAAAGGTTTGGGTTCCAGCAGCAAGATGGTACGACCAGCGCGCAGTGAAATGGCTTTGTCATAAGAGGCGAATTTCAAGTAGTTTCGACTGTATTAATCCGCCAACATGACATAGGTCTTTAGAGATGTGTATTTATTAAGTGTTTACTGTTATGAGAAAATCTCATAAATGATATCAtctaaaaaacaattaaaaaaatgaaagatctaAATTGTATGTTACAAAAATTTCCCTTTTTGGCAGCATATATGAAGAACTATTTTTCAACCGACTTGCATGCGGAGCATTATGATGTAAAATGGTTCTATTTTTCAGAGAATTATCGACCGGATGACGTCATCTGATCGGGCGACGTACGTCGACATTTCCGAAGTTCACTTGGAGTTCGCGTGGTCTCGGCCCTGTTCCACTGATTCAGGCTCGGTGCCAGgatttttaaaggggggggggggggtgcgcaATTAAGTCAAGAAAATGGACTTTATATTTGGCTAAATGATTCCACattaaaatacatcaaaatgtatAGTATGGATATTGTTTTACAGGGGTGTAAGTATAGAGAATTCAtcccttgaaaccaattaaatttatacaaaggagaaaaatcaaagaagcagaTGAAACTAAAgttgttatatattttatagGCAGTGGCTTAACTACGGGGGGCacgtagtctgcaggcacagaccctgattggaactttgatcaataagtgtgcctccacgcaaagactagcacatacaaaacttgagcgagagagccttcagtacacaaggcatgagtaggctgcacattcagacccttaactcgagtgaagggtttgcccagcagactagggggcacgtgcccccccccccccccatcggctggcaaaaaaaatataaaagaggGAGATAAAAGAAACTTAGTATGGGAAGAAGAAATCATTGaatattatgttgttttattatattttattacataagaaatatttttcattaagttATAATTGGCTTAGTGCCTACGTGTTCATCAGTCCTTGTgccagtgttgtagtgccttgatgctcagCCTTGGCCTCGacgattttgagccttgaaatttcaaggttttttcaaggcattttgtattttggacttttatttgacttttatttgtttttatataagtaattattgataaatgtttcaattgctCTGTACATTTAATGACACCAATGGTTAATACTACCagtcagcagtagcagcagcagcaagtgtactagcagtacaatcaattgtgatatcaccattatcatgaattatcatcacatatgtaacaaagaaaacagcagtgatgaaaaataacattatttattggtaatgtgttgtaatcatgactaattattaatgacaatattaataataatgattgtaataatgattatgataaagattATAGTGATTTGATGACAGGAATAATTCTGACAGATCTCACTgcaattttgaccaaaaaaattatactttaaaaatatatagctaactctaaagaatgaaaacaaggttgatttctattccattaggattttcattgtattattttctttggcaaACAAGAATGTtataagtcttaatgatattctgaaaagatttggtgaACTTGAACACATTCTtcgattttgtcatatccaaatggcctttgtcaatggcatgatgagccaaaacttttgaggggccaagcatggcacatagagcaaaatttctgccaAAAAAGTTGAAAgtgattgaagcgagcgagcgtTTTCACCCTCTTACTATAGGaaaagctatatatatatatttttaatcacatttactcctttttatttcctttccttttctaagTTTATTATTGGTGATGGAACttcttctctcacttttttttttgggggggtctgATATTTTTTAAGGAATTCGAAATAGAGAGAGGAGAAGGGGGATAAACATGTGAGGGCGTATATAAGAAAGGCGGGGGTGACACATTTGGCCGGTTATAGGCAGAATATACTGCAAAATTAGTTAATATGTTGATAGGCAGTACATCTTTTCTAAATTCTATACGTGTATACTTTGTTTTGGGTCTAGTGTCTCAGaataacaaaacaaagtaaaaaaaaaaatgtttacctctttttaatcatatatggTTCGACAGTGTCAATATGTTTTTATACAGAACTCTATTCTACTGTTTCAAGAAATGATTCAGATTTACCCTCCTCAGCTAAGGGTATGGGGTGCACCCCGTTTATTTTATACCCTTTttaatataactttattttgttagtattctttattccggttttcatgtgaaataagtgtagaagatacaaaaaatgaaaaatgaaatttaaaagcggttgtaagcagaaaaaataacatgaaaactgacaagCGTCAAAAAATGACtaattttcaggtcagcatttgaaaatttcaacttgCACTTTGTgctttcttgcccccccccccccgataaatTCCCTGTACGaaaaaatgccccttttcccaaatgaaatatgcccttttaaaaaaaaaaaatacttttttttatagtaaaacataatacattttaggttcgaaaatcaccAAATTTGaatcgcgctcgcatcaattattgtttagtacggtacgatcctgttcatgtttacaaaaatgtttataatTTCCAGTTTTCGGGTTGGAATGTCACATTTTCTGGCCCGCGTTCTGCACTAACATCAATTACTGTTAAGTATTCATTCAGGAgctgcggaagcggggggggggggggtgggaggctTCAGGGCTTCACTCCCACTTTtgtttccaaaaccgtgtacaaaaacataaaaatgaccaaatgattgtgattttgttCATGGTATCAACATAGAGctataatagctccatggtatcaATTTTGCTTATTATGCAGAATGCAGTATCTTTTAAATGTGAGGGTGGCCCCAAACTTTTGGCCTGTTCTGTATAGGGGCGATCGCATCTTGCCCCCAAGGATCGACGCTTTTGTTTAGAGTAATTTTGACTCTATACTCTTTACAATACTCTGTACAATGAAGTGTTATACAGGGCagcgatccggggggggggggtcattctCTTTTGCAGTCTATCTGCATGTTTAGTATCCCATCCACCCAAGCCCATTGAAGTTGTAGATGTCCATTTATTTGGAAGTTTATAATTAAGTGCCCCAAATGCCCTCATCTATACATACATCCATCAGGGCCTCATGATGTTACAAAGTCATGTAGATGAAATAGTTATGGATTTTGAATATGtattatttggggggggggggcgggctgcttggtcagtaggcctatagtCTCCTTGGTAgaataaacaagataaaaagGAGGAAATTTTTCAAGCCCACAGTAGCCCCATCTCCGCGCATGCATGGGCACATAATTATTTATCTCTGTATGTCGGGTCttgtctgctgtgcaaacccttcactcgagttaagggtctgaattgcagcctactcatgccttgtgtaaattgaaacagcaagttttgtatgtgctagtctttgtgttGAGACACACTTGataaaagtttcaatcagggtctgtgcctgcagactatgtCGGGTCTGCATGCACGGAAATAAATGTCGAGTCTGCTACCCCTGTCTCAcatttcccctctctctccgtGTCTATCCTTCTCTCTCTGTCTGGGGTCTTATACTTTAATTGTAAAATGCGTGAAAGTATGATATCAATTTCATTCTAATTATTGGATTAGGAAGAACTTCATAtgatttgtttacttttttttcaaaatcgtttATTGGGTTTGTTTTTAATGGTTTCGTCCCGGGTTTCGTTTATTTTGAAACTAATTGATTCATTGTTTAgaatttaatatatatttttgtgtttgttagtatttttcaattcttttgggtttcatatttatatagatATGAGTGAATATTTAATTTGTGCTTCTGATTATTTAGATATTACTGAttcaattatattaataatCGCAAATTGTATTTCATGACAGGGCCGTTTTGAAACGGACATTGCCaccctgtataaataaattacaaataaatttcctCCCACTTTTTTctggctctctctttctcctttgcTAGACCacccttttctatttttttctccctAAATCATCATCTGCATTTCCTATTCAAATACACCTCCATGAAAACCTCTGCCCACCCTGTTATTCTTATGCGATTGTTTGTTAAAAACCCTTCTTTTTTAGACACACCGAATCTACTTGCTTCTCATTCCTTTCCAAGTTAGTTATATAACTCCAAGCATtctccaccccctctctcttgcTTCGCACATACTTCTCCCTTTGCTTTTTTATACCCATCTCGCGCATCCCCTTTCACCAAGAAtatccccccacacacacacacactcacggtttcaataggcctataccatCTCTTTTCCTTTGACAACATAAAGAGCTAATATGAATGTGACATAAATTGATAAATAGAATGAAAAGGGATCAACACTGAAAGTTTTATCAAATCCCGAAGACAATTAACTTATTCCATTTTTAAATTATAAGCATTGTTTCaatgaaacaacaattaaacaGGTCACCATGAATATGCAACGAtcgagctgatgatgtcatgtccccaatTTCACTTTCCATGTTCTATCATATGAAATCTTTAAATTTCAaacataaataaagattatcttCCTTGTAACTAAATGCGTTGCATTTTACAGCAAAGGTGATCTTACACCTTTTTTAAATGAGCAGAAATTACAacacacaagaaaaaaaaacaatagtgGTGCGGATTTACGACGTCATGCATTTACAGTTTCAATGAAATCATGCCTTTATCtcgttattttcatgatattttactccaaatttgattatttgattcTAATTTTACTTTATCTTTTCAAGTCATATTTGCCACCTATGGTGTAGCATTCATATTTGACTTTACCCAATGATTTCTCATACCGCCGCTTGATTGTCGGTGTCTGTTATTCACCAAGAATTAACCATACATTAACAATATCTGAATGATAAAATCTGACTTGTATTTATTTGTGATATCCTTTGTGGTTCCATTGAATGATATTAATTCTTGAAAATATAACTAAATTAATTAACACATAAAAAGCTTTTTGATAAACTTTAACttgttttcatttgacaaatttacattaaaaaaagtgctcacaaaaacacattaaaatgtttcatgaagttcAATTGTTTAAACAACGAGTTGAATTTACACATAAACAATGATAAAACTGGTTACAAAACTTAAATTAGTATTATACAGGTATTGGATGAATATGCAAAACAAATAGCAAAATTGGCAGCCGAAAGACATACGGTAAAGTTACAACACACAAACGGGGACCCGAACGGGAAAGGGAGGGGGTAGAaattactgtaaaaaaaaaagagtttgcgCCTTAAGTCATTCAGGCTTTAATATTAAACATGGATGCAGAAATTACTACGGAAATTCTTATTACAAATAATGCCAacctaaaggcgaccgcacaccttacgattggtctgcgacccgatttcagaataaaatgtagtagaatttgatgttaatattgAGACTTAGAATATCTTACTgggtaatgttctaaatcatcgtacgaatacctatgttcaaatatgtgactatgctatcatccttcttagaataaaagcaaatttaatatctagtcctaatgacgtcatagcagtcgtacgattgactacgatttgaaactaatgtggcctttactccaaaataaaagcttgcaatctttcaaaatggttatattagtattctttcaattaattttaacctcaaatgaaatgatatgattcattcacattttcagaaaatgatcaaaatgcgatttgttccaaaatcggatcgcgaacagtcgtaaggtgtgcggtggccttaagtgAGCAACGAAAACTAACATGAGTTaaaaaataaaccatgaaaATTCAACCCTTACATAAAAATCTGCCAGTAGGCCTAGCATTAAATCTGCATGTAGATATATAACGTGATGAGCCGTAGTAAATAATCAAATTAAGTGAAGCGGTTTTCATGAGTGCTTTTCTGGACGATAGCAAATTATCGATTTACTATTTTTGTTGGACATTCCCTATATACTATTTGACATGGAAAGACACTCTGCAGACGACTATTATGAAGTCATCTTTCTTATGGCTGCCTCCTGGATGATCTCTTGACCTTCTTTTGGTCACCGCGCATGCTCATCTTGGATCCAAACCTCTCCTGTCCGGCGGCCATCCTCTCACGAAGCTGGGACAACTGGTCAGCATAGGGGGTCTTCAACTTGGACATCTTCTCTCTCAGGTTGTTCTCACCATATTTACGGGCTCTCTTCTCTGCGTCTGCCTGGAACCGTTCAAGATACTCGTTCCGTACTTGCAGCCCCGGCCTCAAGGGCTTCATTTTCTGTTCATTGGAGAGGGTTATAGAAAGGAAAgatgggagaaaggaaaagattAAGACGAAGACGTATACGCGTAGACGTAGAAGTAGTAGCCGTAGAAGTAGTAGACGTAGAAGTAGAAGAGTACAAGTGAacgta
It contains:
- the LOC129269488 gene encoding uncharacterized protein LOC129269488, encoding MHQTLAIVLVLTLVGATLAMNPRQDFADRRGMQRMEKMKPLRPGLQVRNEYLERFQADAEKRARKYGENNLREKMSKLKTPYADQLSQLRERMAAGQERFGSKMSMRGDQKKVKRSSRRQP